The genomic window GAAGTTGCTAAATTTCTTTCCCCTGCTTTGGGTATAGATGCTCCTGTGTTGGAAATAGCAGAAAAGCGGCGTGAGTATGATGTACTTCCGCTCACAGATGAAGTAATTACTAAACAACAAGAGGTTGCAGATACCTTCTACAAAATTAAATTGATCCCGAAAGAAATCAAAGTTAAGGAAATTGTTTGGCAAGGCAAAGTGAATAATTCGTAATTCCTAATTCGTAATTCCAAAATTAGGAATTACGAATGATATGATGTTACTAGTCTAAACTCCAATATTAAAATTAACTTATGAAATATTGATTATGGGATTCACAGTTGTTGAATCTTTGAACTGCTCAAAGTCCGGTGATCCTAAGCATGGTGACGATCGCCTTGTCATTACTCAAAACTTTCTCCTGATAGAGAATCAAATGATTCTTGCACGGATGTTCGCCTTGAGTATTTTAAATGCTCTTGGGTTTGGTGCGATCGCCTTTGGTAATCACGAATTTGACTTACAGCTATTTTCAGGTAAATAGACCACGCGGTAGGGGCGCAAGGCCTTGCGCCCCTACGACAGATGTGGTTCAAATACTTGAATTCTGCTGTAATGTATGGGTGTTATTGCAGACTTAATCCCAGCTAAAAAAGATTACCCAGGTACAAAATTTCCTTATCTCAGAACAAATCTAGACTTTAGCACTGATAAAGATTTTGCAAAATTAGTCACTGCTGCTCGGATTCAAAATCTCAAATTGTCTAAAGATGTGGTGTTATCAAATCCATTACTCGGCGGTAAATAACAAACCTAACGATGGACTAAATTTTGTAGTATGACCAATCTCAGCGTTAACCTTAACAAAGTTGCTTTACTCAGGAATACTCGAAATTTTGGTAGACCGAGTGTGATTGAAGCGGCTTTTACCTGCATTAAAGCTGGCGCACAGGGAATCACAGTTCACCCACGCCCAGACCAACGACATATCAAGCCCGAAGATGTCGATGCACTGGCGCAGATATTGACTGTTGAGTTCAACATAGAAGGTAATCCATCACCTGAATTTTTAGAGATAGTCCGAAAAATCAAACCAACGCAGTGTACCTTAGTTCCCGATGCACCTGATGCTTTCACATCAGACCACGGATGGGATCTGGCTACAGATGGCTTTTGGCTCAGACCAATCATTCGAGAGTTAAAAGACCTCGGAGTTCGAGTCAGCCTGTTTATGGATACTGACTTAACTCAAATTAAACGTGCTAAAGAGATTGGAAGCGATCGCATTGAGCTATATACAGAACCTTATGCTACAGCTTTTCGTAATGGCAATGTAGAGTCTGTATTTCAAGACTACCAACAAGCAACACAAAAGGCTCAGGAAATTAGTTTAGGAGTGAACGCTGGGCATGATTTAAATCTACAAAACTTAGAAAAGTTCTGTTCAATTTCTGGCATACTTGAAGTGTCTATTGGTCATGCCCTGATTGCCGATGCTTTGGAGGTGGGACTATTTACTACTGTGCAAGAGTATTTAAAAATCCTATCTTTGAATTAGATTTAAAAACTTTTCTGAATCCCAAAAGTATTTCAAAAGTTAGTATGCCATAATCTATAATGGCAAGAAGCTAATTTAAACTCGAAGTAGCAGGAGTCCACTTCTTAAGGCTTCATCCCACAGAGACAATTTTTGAAGTTCTAGCAAAGAAAGAGGTGGATTTACAGGTAGCGGTTGCTCTTGTTGCAGAGATAGTTGCCACCACGCGACATCATGCCACTCACTAAATTTATACCCAACTCTGCAAAATACACCTACAGGTGAAAAACCGACAGCCTCATGCACAGCTACACTTGCTGGATTAGGTAAAGCGATCGCGGCAAAAACGTTGTAAAATCCTTGGAGTTGAAGTAACTGAAAAAGGGAACTATATAAGGCTTTAGCAACTCCTTTTCTGCGATACTCAACATTTACGTACACAGATGATTCCACAGACCATTGGTAAGCGGCACGAGTCCGGTAGGGAGTAGCATAGGCATAACCTAGAAGTTCATCGTTAATTTGACACACCAGCCAAGGCATTTGCTGTTGATAGTCCTTGATGCGCCCTTGAAATTCCGTTTCACTAGGAGGTTCTATCTCAAAGGAAATCGAAGTTTCTCGGACAACTGGCGCATAAATTGCCAGCATTTTTAAGGCATCACTTTCATTAGCTAGTCTGATTACAGCTTTCATTGCAGATCCTTTTCGGGCTAAAAATTAATCAAGCGAACTCAACATACTCAATAATTGTTCCATCAGGATGCATCGCTCGCATATTGATTCTAATGGGAACTTTATTCGGTTCCGCCAGAATCACTGCACGCTCCTGAATAAGTGTTCCTCTAAAATCATTGAGTGAGTCAACGAGAAATGTTGCTTGTGTACTTTTGAATAGAGAGAGGGCTTCATCTGCTACCAAGGATTTCAGGCAATGCATAATTAATTTCTGGAGATATCTAATCCGAACGTGATATTATCGACGCAGATTTACACCATGTGTTTTACCGCCTCAAGGCTTTGGCAAAGTATTCTATTTAATCAAATAATAACTAACTATTTTATGGCTGCAACAAGCAACTTCCAAGATTCCGAAGTCAGACTGTTAAAGATATATAAGCTTGCCCCGGCTTGGGAGAACGAACAAGTAGTGTTTGGTGCTGCACGACCTGGATACACTAACAATAAGGTTCAAGATT from Nostoc sp. UHCC 0926 includes these protein-coding regions:
- a CDS encoding arsinothricin resistance N-acetyltransferase ArsN1 family B, whose protein sequence is MKAVIRLANESDALKMLAIYAPVVRETSISFEIEPPSETEFQGRIKDYQQQMPWLVCQINDELLGYAYATPYRTRAAYQWSVESSVYVNVEYRRKGVAKALYSSLFQLLQLQGFYNVFAAIALPNPASVAVHEAVGFSPVGVFCRVGYKFSEWHDVAWWQLSLQQEQPLPVNPPLSLLELQKLSLWDEALRSGLLLLRV
- a CDS encoding pyridoxine 5'-phosphate synthase, which produces MTNLSVNLNKVALLRNTRNFGRPSVIEAAFTCIKAGAQGITVHPRPDQRHIKPEDVDALAQILTVEFNIEGNPSPEFLEIVRKIKPTQCTLVPDAPDAFTSDHGWDLATDGFWLRPIIRELKDLGVRVSLFMDTDLTQIKRAKEIGSDRIELYTEPYATAFRNGNVESVFQDYQQATQKAQEISLGVNAGHDLNLQNLEKFCSISGILEVSIGHALIADALEVGLFTTVQEYLKILSLN